CGTTCTGGTGCACGATTCCGGCCCCGTCACCCAAAATGCCGCCCGAGGCGGGACGCAGGCGTTTACCGATCTGGCGGAGGGGCTCGCCACGCAGGGGATCGCGACGTTTCGGTACGACAAGCGCGTTCCTGCGTGCGAGGTTGAGCCCGCCGAGTATACGCTCGATCGCGTCACCGTCGACGACGCACTGGTCGCGATCGAGCGGCTCCGGGGGACCGACGGCGTCGACTCGGATCGGATCGCCGTCGTCGGCCACGGCTTCGGTGGCCGGGCCGCGCCCCGAATCGCGGCTCGAGACGGGGACCTCGCCGGCATCGTCGGGCTGGCCGCGCCGGCGCGTCCGTACCACGAACTGACGCTCGAGCAACTCGAGCACAAGGTGTCGGTCGGCTCCCACGAGTGGGACGACCTGTCGGCGGTGTACGAGCAGTGGACGGACGAAATCGAATCGATCCGGTCCGGCGAGTACGGTTCGGACGAAACGCTGCTCGGGAAGCCCGGGGCGTTCTGGAAGAGCCTCGAGGCTTACGACCACCTCGGCACCGCGGCGGAGATCGACGTTCCGCTCTCCTTCCTCCAGGGGAAGCGCGACTTCCAGGTCAGCGTTGCGGACGATCTCGAGCGGTGGCAGGCGAAACTCGGTGACGGATCGGACGCGACCGTCGAGACGTACGACGGGCTCGATCACCTGTTCATGCCGGGGGAGCGGCCGGTGGTGGAGTTCGCGTACCTCGTCCGGAACAACGTCGCGGAGGACGTCGTCGTCGATCTCGCAGATTGGATCGGGGGACTGTAACGCCATCGGACGACCGAGGTTTCATACGCCGGTCGCCCGATCCACGTCGTATGGAGACGACTCGGATCCTGCAGGTCGATGCCTTCACCGACGAACCCCTCACCGGAAACCCGGCGGGCGTCGTCCCGGACGCGGACGGGCTCTCGAGCGAGCAGATGCAGGCGATCGCCGCCGAGATGGCCGTCAGCGAGACGGCGTTCCTCCGCTCGAGCGAGACGGCCGACCGTCGAATCCGCTACTTCACTCCCACGCAGGAGGTCGACCTCTGCGGTCACGCGACGATCGGGAGCTTCGCTCACCTTTCCGACGAGGGTCTCGAGCCGGGGATGACGACCCTCGAGACGAACGTCGGGACGCTCGATATCGAGGTCGAGGAAGACGGAACGGTCTGGATGACGCAGGACGAGCCGACCGTTCGCGAGGTCGAGGTCGGCTACGACCGCGTCGCCGACGCGCTCGGCGTCGACGCGGCCGCGCTCAAGGGCGCGAGCGACGATATCCCGCTTGCGGTGTCTTCGACCGGCCTTCCCTTCCTGATCGTCCCGATAACCTACCTCTCGGACGTCGGCAACGCCGAGCCCGATATGGCCGCGATCGAGGCGCTCACCGACGCGGTCGATGCGACTGGCGTGTATCTCTTTACGTTCGACGCCCTCGAGCCCGAATCGACTCTCCACGGTCGAATGTTCGCGCCGGGAGCGGGCGTTCCGGAGGACCCCGTCACCGGCACCGCGAGCGGAGCCGTGAGCGCGTACCTCGACCGCTTCGGCGCGTTCGACGACGACATGCCCGAGGAACTCCTGCTCGAGCAGGGGCACTACGTCGACCGCCCCGGCCAGGTTCGCGTGCGCCTCGACGATGCGGTACGGGTGGGCGGTCGGGGTGTAACCGTCCTCGAGGGCTCGATCGTCGTCCCCGAAGACGACGACGAGGAGATCCTCGAGGCGTGAGTCAGGGTACGTTCTCGGGGAGCGGATCCGGCGGGTCGTGACCGCCGGTCGGTCGCATCGCCGCGGCGTTCGACGGGGTCGATTTCTGTGGCCGCCTCGTTCGGTCGCCTCGAGTCGCGGGCCGATTGTCGCGTATCGGAGCCGGTAAGCCCCGATTCGTCCGGGCCCGTCAGCTCCGGAAGCGCCCCGCAGACGCCGCAAAATACAGGGATTAATTCGCTTTCGAGTTGCGATTGGGCGCCGCTGTTCGCAACCTTCTTTATTCGCTCCGGTGACCATCTCAGTAGAGATGGCTGTACTCTGGCTGGACGAGATCAGTTCCGGCGACCTCGAGAAGGTCGGCGGTAAAGGTGCCTCCCTGGGCGAACTTACGGGTGCGGGGCTGCCCGTTCCGCCGGGATTCGTCGTGACTGCCGGGACCTATCGATCGTTTATCGAAGAAGCGGAAATCGACGAGGAGCTGTTCGCGGCCGTCGACGTCGACGTCGACGACTCGGCGGCGCTGGCCGATGCCGCGGATCGCGCACAGGAACTCATCATCGAGACGCCGTTCCCCGACGAACTGCGCGAGGAAATCCTCGAGAGTTACCGCGAGGTCGGCGACGGGGAGGCGTTTGTCGCCGTTCGATCCTCGGCGACGGCCGAGGACCTGCCCGACGCCTCGTTCGCGGGCCAACAGGAGACCTTCCTCAACGTCACCGAGGAAGACCTGTTGAACCGCGTCCGGGAGTGTTGGGCGTCGCTGTTCACCCAGCGAGCGATCTACTACCGCCAGGAGCAGGGCTTCGATCACTCGGCGGTGAACATCGCCGTCGTCGTCCAGCAGATGGTCGACGCCGAGAAGTCGGGCGTGATGTTCACGAGCCACCCCTCGACGGGTGACAAGACGATGATCATCGAGGCGGCGTGGGGACTGGGCGAGGCCGTCGTCTCCGGCGCCGTCTCGCCGGACAACTACGTCATCGACCGCGAGGATCGGTCGATGGACGTCACCGTCGCCGAAAAGAAGGTGATGCACGAGAAAGACGAGGCGACCGGCCAGACCGTCGAACGGGAGGTCCCCGAGGACAAGCGCACCGCGCGAGTCGTCTCCGACGACGAGATCGACGATCTGATGGACCTCGGCGAACGCGTCGAGGACCACTACGGCGACCCGCAGGACGTCGAGTGGGCGATCGTCGGCGGTGACGTCTACATGCTCCAGTCCCGCCCGATCACGACGATCGACGAGGACGAAAGCGACGCCGCGGACCCCACCGGCAGCGTCGACACTGCGACGGGCCTGACCGACGGCAGCGGCGGCGTTCAGTCGGCCGACACCGACAGCGCCGGTGCCGGCTCGGACGCAGGTGCGACTGGTACCGGCGACGTCATCGTCGACGGACTCGGCTCGAGTCCGGGGACGGTCAGCGGCCCCGCGAAGATCGTCACCAAACTCGACGACCTGGCGAAGGTCAGCGAGGGCGACATCATCGTCACCGAGATGACGATGCCCGACATGGTGCCCGCGATGAAGCGAGCCTCGGGCATCATCACGGACGAGGGCGGCATGACCAGCCACGCCGCCATCGTCTCCCGGGAACTCGGCGTCCCCGCCATCGTCGGCACGACCAACGCGACGACCGTCCTCGAGGACGGGCAGGTCGTCACGCTCGACGGCGACAAGGGCGCGGTGCTCGAGGGGAAGACGGTCGACCCCGACGAGGAGACCGAGCCGGTCGAGGAAGTCCGGCCGCAGTCGCCGGTCAAACCGATGACCGCGACGGAAGTCAAGGTCAACGTCTCCATTCCGGAGGCCGCCGAGCGCGCGGCCGCGACGGGTGCGGACGGCGTCGGCCTGCTGCGGACGGAACACATGATCCTCTCGCTGAATCAGACGCCCGAGAAGTTCATCGAGGAAAACGGCACGGACGCCTACACCACCGAACTCGTGGAGGGTATCCGCGGCGTCGCCGACGCGTTCTACCCGCGTCCGGTCCGCGTGCGCACGCTCGACGCCCCGACCGACGAGTTCCGGCAGCTCGAGGGCGGCGACGACGAGCCCGCAGAGCACAACCCGATGCTCGGCTACCGGGGCATCCGGCGCTCGCTCGATCGGCAGGACGTCTTCGCCCACGAACTCGAGGCGTTCCGCCGGCTCTACGAGCTGGGGTACGACAACGTCGAGATCATGTTCCCGCTGGTCAACGACGCGGAGGACATCTACCGGGCCAAGGAGTGCATGAAACAGGCGGGAATCGATCCCGAGAAGCGAAAGTGGGGTGCGATGATCGAGACGCCGGCGTCCGCGCTGTCCGTCGAGGGGATGGCCGAAGCGGGCATCGACTTCGCTTCCTTCGGGACCAACGACCTGACCCAGTACACGCTCGCGGTCGACCGGAACAACGAACACGTCGCCGATCGCTTCGACGAACTCCACCCCGCCGTGTTGCGCCTGATCGGCGACGTCATCGAGACCTGCCGAGAACACGACGTCGACACGAGCATCTGCGGGCAGGCCGGCTCGAAACCCGAGATGGTCCAGTTCCTCGCAAACGAGGGAATCACGTCGATCTCCGCGAACATCGACGCCGTTCGCGACGTCCAACACGAGGTCAAACGGGTCGAGCAGAAGCTGTTGCTCGACTCAGTTCGCTAACGGGTCGACGGCGTTTTTTTACCGGGGAGAAGTGGCACTCCGTTCGATTGATCCAGTTTCTACGACTGCCCTCGAGTCGCCGTTCCGGATCGAACCCCTCGCCGAGCGATGTCGTCACCACGGGTACGCGTGTCCGGCGGCGACGAGAAAGACGACCCCGATCGCGACGGCACAGACCGCGATCGCGAGCCCGAGCACTCGCAGCAGGTCAGTCATCAATTCCGGATACTCGGGCTGGGGCTCGAGGTTCGCCACGAGCACGTAGATGAACAGGCCGGTCGCGACGGAACACAGCCCGAACACGGCCGTCGCGGCCCAGGTCATGGTCACAGTGGGATTGCGATTCCCCTATACCCTCCGGCCGCGTGGGGAAAGGCCCATGACGGAGGCTGACCTCAGTTGACATATGAGCGACCGCTCGGACGAGGTGACCGAGACCCGGGACCGAGACGCTCCTGCTACCGACGACCTCCTCGAGGAGACGGAGCGGCTGCTCTCGGACTCGGACGTCGACGCCGGGAACCGATCGCCCGAGTCCGTGGACGGGTCGACGGATCGGGACGGCGATAGCGACCTCCGTGATTCGTCCGTCGGCGTCGATCACCGACCGGCCGACGGTCCCGAACCCGTCGCCGACTCCGACGGCGAGACCGAGACGGGGTCGTCGCGCTCGTGGCTCTCCCCGCTTACGTCGCGACTCTCGTTCGGACGGTACTTTTCGCCGAAGGCGTTCCTCGCACTCGTGGGTGTCCTCAGTGCCAGCCTGCTGGCCGGTGACACCGTGTTGCCGATCGCCGGTCGCATGATCGGCATGTTCGCCGCCGCCTTCACCGTCGGCCTGCTCGCCTCGAAGCGGCGCTACCTCGAGGTCGGCGCAGCCGGGGTCTCGGTCGGCGGCGTTGCAGCAGTGCTCAATCACGTGTTCATCGCCGCCGCCGGCTCCGGCCAGCGGGTCGTCGCGGTGGGCGCGACTGTCGGACTCCTCGCGTCCCTCGTGGGCTACTACTTCGGCCGGGATCTCCGCGACGGACTCTCGAAGGATATCGAGTGATTCGCGTTACGGCTCTCCTACCCGCTCGTCGTCAACTCCCAGCCGCGCTCCGTTCGGCGAACGACGCCGTTGTCGGCCATCACCTCGAGCAGTTCCGCGACGACCTCGCGGGGCGCGTCGATGTCCTCGCTGAGTTCGCCGACGGATTTCGGCTTCGTACGAACGCTCGCGAGGAGATCGGCGTAGATCCGGCTCTCCGGGCCGGCGCCGACGGTCTCGGAAATACTATCGAGCACGTCGTGAAGCCGGCCCTGCACCCATCGCTGAGCGAGTGAGAGTTCGTTCTCGAGTTGTTCGAGGTCCTCCAGCGCGGCGAGGAGTTCGTCGAGATCGTCGGTTTCGTCCCAGGAGTCGTCGAAGGAGAGGTGTCGACACGTCGTGATGTCGAAGCTGCTGTTCGCCGGATAGGCGCTCTTGCTCGCGAATCCGTACGGCGAGACGTTCACCTCGAGCCGGACGTTTCGAGCGATGTGGAAGTACTTCCGCCGCT
This portion of the Natrinema salinisoli genome encodes:
- a CDS encoding alpha/beta hydrolase family protein → MTPRRRTLLAAVSAATASTVAGCTDLLAQETNDESGPDSPEDAATALVEDLANERFERASERFASDGRNRYGDPGRLERIWLGYGAVGGDFEEIAETAVTEGGSRTAVDLMLAFARGDHACRVIVDGDSQVRNVGIADEYERPSYVDSNAVVSEDVTLAVDGCSLSGTVTTPADGEGEGDAPGVVLVHDSGPVTQNAARGGTQAFTDLAEGLATQGIATFRYDKRVPACEVEPAEYTLDRVTVDDALVAIERLRGTDGVDSDRIAVVGHGFGGRAAPRIAARDGDLAGIVGLAAPARPYHELTLEQLEHKVSVGSHEWDDLSAVYEQWTDEIESIRSGEYGSDETLLGKPGAFWKSLEAYDHLGTAAEIDVPLSFLQGKRDFQVSVADDLERWQAKLGDGSDATVETYDGLDHLFMPGERPVVEFAYLVRNNVAEDVVVDLADWIGGL
- a CDS encoding PhzF family phenazine biosynthesis protein, translating into METTRILQVDAFTDEPLTGNPAGVVPDADGLSSEQMQAIAAEMAVSETAFLRSSETADRRIRYFTPTQEVDLCGHATIGSFAHLSDEGLEPGMTTLETNVGTLDIEVEEDGTVWMTQDEPTVREVEVGYDRVADALGVDAAALKGASDDIPLAVSSTGLPFLIVPITYLSDVGNAEPDMAAIEALTDAVDATGVYLFTFDALEPESTLHGRMFAPGAGVPEDPVTGTASGAVSAYLDRFGAFDDDMPEELLLEQGHYVDRPGQVRVRLDDAVRVGGRGVTVLEGSIVVPEDDDEEILEA
- the ppsA gene encoding phosphoenolpyruvate synthase; this encodes MAVLWLDEISSGDLEKVGGKGASLGELTGAGLPVPPGFVVTAGTYRSFIEEAEIDEELFAAVDVDVDDSAALADAADRAQELIIETPFPDELREEILESYREVGDGEAFVAVRSSATAEDLPDASFAGQQETFLNVTEEDLLNRVRECWASLFTQRAIYYRQEQGFDHSAVNIAVVVQQMVDAEKSGVMFTSHPSTGDKTMIIEAAWGLGEAVVSGAVSPDNYVIDREDRSMDVTVAEKKVMHEKDEATGQTVEREVPEDKRTARVVSDDEIDDLMDLGERVEDHYGDPQDVEWAIVGGDVYMLQSRPITTIDEDESDAADPTGSVDTATGLTDGSGGVQSADTDSAGAGSDAGATGTGDVIVDGLGSSPGTVSGPAKIVTKLDDLAKVSEGDIIVTEMTMPDMVPAMKRASGIITDEGGMTSHAAIVSRELGVPAIVGTTNATTVLEDGQVVTLDGDKGAVLEGKTVDPDEETEPVEEVRPQSPVKPMTATEVKVNVSIPEAAERAAATGADGVGLLRTEHMILSLNQTPEKFIEENGTDAYTTELVEGIRGVADAFYPRPVRVRTLDAPTDEFRQLEGGDDEPAEHNPMLGYRGIRRSLDRQDVFAHELEAFRRLYELGYDNVEIMFPLVNDAEDIYRAKECMKQAGIDPEKRKWGAMIETPASALSVEGMAEAGIDFASFGTNDLTQYTLAVDRNNEHVADRFDELHPAVLRLIGDVIETCREHDVDTSICGQAGSKPEMVQFLANEGITSISANIDAVRDVQHEVKRVEQKLLLDSVR
- a CDS encoding DUF456 domain-containing protein, with the translated sequence MSDRSDEVTETRDRDAPATDDLLEETERLLSDSDVDAGNRSPESVDGSTDRDGDSDLRDSSVGVDHRPADGPEPVADSDGETETGSSRSWLSPLTSRLSFGRYFSPKAFLALVGVLSASLLAGDTVLPIAGRMIGMFAAAFTVGLLASKRRYLEVGAAGVSVGGVAAVLNHVFIAAAGSGQRVVAVGATVGLLASLVGYYFGRDLRDGLSKDIE
- a CDS encoding ArsR/SmtB family transcription factor is translated as MDSAALLDLLGNENRRRILRLLARKPCYVTEISEYLGVSPKAVIEHLRKLEEAGLIESRVDDQRRKYFHIARNVRLEVNVSPYGFASKSAYPANSSFDITTCRHLSFDDSWDETDDLDELLAALEDLEQLENELSLAQRWVQGRLHDVLDSISETVGAGPESRIYADLLASVRTKPKSVGELSEDIDAPREVVAELLEVMADNGVVRRTERGWELTTSG